In a single window of the Oecophyllibacter saccharovorans genome:
- a CDS encoding penicillin-binding protein 1A, with product MTSVTPPSPEDRPASSRRSPLSRPSTAPRGESQADGGRKSRGPLPPTARPGWRRWRMLTATLLGTGVLGVSVVAIGCWGFYEQLAGNLPSVAALQHYHPPVVSRLYTGDDRLMAELAHEKRIYVPGNAIPPLVKNAFIAAEDQHFYTHGGVDFLAIGRAGLTDLFNRHGKRPLGASTITQQVAKVILLNNSSLSLLRKAREALLAMRIEDTLPKSRILEIYLNGIYLGSGAYGVEAASQTFFNKPLDQLDAAEAATLAALPKSPTNYNPYLHPKTALWRRNWVLDRMVETHAITPEQAEAAKQEPLSLRSRKRSGPLPDSEWFAEDVRRELISRYGEDQALQGGLDVHTSLDPHLQHITTQALREGLIRYDRSHSSWRGAAGTLPAAALSSGDTAADALMPAGSGAQGTEQALPDWALQLAQAKPPTSMLRSWRLAVVLSTAGSVRVGWLENPLDPTDLAPRTGTLRSVDVGWARRTHPLRKGQLIMIEPEADGQARLEQTPQVEGAAVIMDARTGRVLAMSGGWSFHQSQFNRASQALRQPGSSFKPLVYLDAMQHDISPSQTFLDAAVSYGSWHPQNYEHDNWGPTTLHDALRESRNLVTIRLAAYLGMKSLCEMAEKSGMVDKMPPYLPAALGAVETTVLREAGAYAAIANGGHVVKPSLIDYIQDPEGTVIWRPEGLALSPEGTTQDGQAGLPAVVDTRPALASPQSAYQVVTMMRAVMEHGTGMSAAAGIDRPLAGKTGTSQDYKDAWFAGFSPDLVTVVWVGYDAPRTLGRHETGARVAAPIWNQIMKEALATRPKLDFAAPEGVVLRRTSTGRIPAIDAFKPGQVPGVSATLHGHGAGTRELTASDTGADAIPLSEDSMDGPQSTGAGASAGPAQQSAGPSGARTPEGGGDIGVGGLY from the coding sequence AACCTGCCCAGCGTGGCGGCCCTGCAGCATTATCACCCGCCTGTGGTCAGCCGGCTCTATACCGGTGATGACCGTCTCATGGCCGAGCTGGCGCATGAAAAGCGCATCTACGTGCCCGGCAACGCCATCCCGCCGCTGGTGAAGAACGCTTTCATCGCCGCTGAAGACCAGCATTTCTACACCCATGGCGGGGTGGATTTCCTGGCCATCGGGCGCGCCGGGCTGACCGATCTTTTCAACCGCCATGGCAAGCGCCCGCTGGGGGCTTCAACCATCACCCAGCAGGTGGCCAAGGTCATCCTGCTCAACAACTCCTCGCTCAGCCTGCTGCGCAAGGCGCGTGAAGCGCTGCTGGCCATGCGCATTGAAGACACGCTGCCCAAGAGCCGCATTCTCGAAATCTATCTCAACGGCATCTACCTGGGCAGCGGGGCCTATGGTGTGGAAGCGGCGTCTCAGACCTTCTTCAACAAGCCGCTCGACCAGCTTGACGCCGCTGAGGCAGCCACCCTGGCCGCCCTCCCCAAGTCACCCACCAACTACAACCCCTATCTGCACCCCAAAACCGCGCTCTGGCGGCGCAACTGGGTACTTGACCGCATGGTTGAAACCCATGCCATCACGCCTGAACAGGCTGAGGCTGCCAAGCAGGAGCCGCTTTCCCTGCGCAGCCGCAAGCGCAGCGGTCCGCTGCCGGATTCCGAGTGGTTTGCCGAGGATGTCCGCCGGGAGCTGATCAGCCGTTACGGTGAAGACCAGGCCCTGCAGGGCGGACTGGATGTGCATACCAGCCTCGACCCGCACCTGCAGCACATCACCACCCAGGCCCTGCGCGAAGGCCTGATCCGCTATGATCGCAGTCACAGCAGCTGGCGCGGCGCTGCCGGCACCCTGCCCGCAGCCGCCCTGTCTTCCGGAGACACGGCGGCAGACGCCCTCATGCCTGCCGGCTCAGGCGCGCAAGGGACGGAACAGGCCCTGCCGGACTGGGCGCTGCAGCTGGCGCAGGCCAAGCCGCCCACCAGCATGCTACGCAGCTGGCGCCTGGCCGTGGTGCTGTCGACAGCGGGCAGCGTGCGGGTCGGCTGGCTGGAAAATCCGCTGGACCCTACCGATCTGGCGCCGCGCACCGGAACGCTGCGCAGCGTTGACGTCGGCTGGGCACGCCGCACCCATCCCCTGCGCAAGGGCCAGCTCATCATGATCGAGCCTGAAGCGGACGGTCAGGCACGGCTGGAGCAGACGCCCCAGGTTGAGGGCGCGGCCGTGATCATGGATGCGCGCACGGGGCGCGTGCTGGCGATGTCAGGCGGCTGGTCCTTCCACCAGAGCCAGTTCAACCGGGCTTCGCAGGCCCTGCGCCAGCCCGGCTCCTCCTTCAAGCCGCTCGTCTATCTTGACGCGATGCAGCATGACATCTCCCCCTCCCAGACCTTTCTTGATGCCGCCGTCTCCTATGGCAGCTGGCATCCACAGAACTATGAGCATGACAACTGGGGCCCCACCACACTGCACGACGCGCTGCGCGAGAGCCGCAACCTTGTCACCATCCGGCTGGCTGCCTATCTGGGCATGAAATCCCTCTGCGAAATGGCGGAAAAATCCGGCATGGTCGACAAGATGCCGCCTTACCTGCCAGCCGCCCTCGGCGCGGTGGAAACCACCGTGCTGCGTGAGGCGGGCGCTTACGCGGCCATCGCCAATGGCGGCCACGTGGTCAAGCCCAGCCTGATCGACTACATCCAGGACCCCGAAGGCACGGTGATCTGGCGACCCGAAGGCCTGGCCCTTTCCCCGGAAGGCACAACCCAGGACGGGCAGGCGGGACTGCCTGCCGTGGTCGATACCCGCCCAGCTCTTGCCAGCCCCCAGAGCGCCTATCAGGTGGTGACCATGATGCGCGCAGTGATGGAGCACGGCACCGGCATGAGTGCGGCAGCCGGCATCGATCGCCCCCTGGCCGGTAAGACAGGGACCAGTCAGGACTACAAGGACGCCTGGTTTGCCGGCTTCTCGCCTGACCTGGTCACGGTCGTCTGGGTCGGCTATGACGCCCCGCGCACCCTTGGCCGCCATGAGACAGGCGCGCGCGTGGCGGCCCCGATCTGGAACCAGATCATGAAGGAGGCCCTGGCCACGCGGCCGAAGCTCGATTTCGCAGCCCCTGAGGGGGTAGTGCTGCGCCGCACCAGCACAGGGCGTATTCCCGCCATCGACGCCTTCAAGCCCGGTCAGGTCCCGGGCGTTTCAGCCACCCTGCACGGCCATGGCGCCGGCACGCGCGAGCTGACAGCCAGCGACACGGGAGCGGATGCCATCCCGCTGTCTGAAGACAGCATGGACGGCCCCCAGAGCACAGGGGCCGGCGCATCGGCAGGGCCTGCCCAGCAGAGCGCAGGCCCATCAGGTGCCAGGACACCTGAAGGAGGTGGTGACATCGGCGTCGGCGGGCTTTACTAA
- the prfB gene encoding peptide chain release factor 2 (programmed frameshift) has product MSAETESLSEQIRQSVALLRRHLDWDAAKLRLDELNHRAEDPDLWNDAEAAQKLMRERTLLANQIEGVEQLEADVRDTLELVELAEMESDEALVADSTATLRQLAAQAAQRETESLLSGEADANDCYVEINAGAGGTEAQDWTEMLLRMYTRWAEQHGYKVTLMETSDGEQAGLKSATMQVSGPNAYGWLKTEAGVHRLVRISPFDAAARRQTSFASVWVYPVVDDTIEIEINPADLRVDTFRASGAGGQHVNKTDSAIRITHEPTGIVVACQTDRSQHRNRATAMEMLRARLYEAELQKREAAAADAEAAKTDIGWGHQIRSYVLAPYQLVKDLRTNVEKGNPDAVLDGDLDAFMAASLAQRVGGTRSEASANAQ; this is encoded by the exons ATGTCGGCCGAGACCGAATCCCTTTCCGAACAGATCAGGCAGTCGGTGGCACTGCTGAGGAGGCATCTT GACTGGGATGCAGCCAAACTCCGCCTGGATGAACTGAACCACCGCGCTGAAGACCCGGACCTGTGGAATGATGCCGAGGCCGCCCAGAAGCTGATGCGCGAGCGCACCCTGCTTGCCAACCAGATTGAAGGTGTCGAGCAGCTTGAAGCCGATGTGCGCGACACGCTGGAGCTGGTCGAGCTGGCCGAGATGGAAAGCGACGAGGCGCTGGTGGCTGACAGCACGGCCACCCTGCGCCAGCTTGCCGCCCAGGCAGCCCAGCGCGAGACAGAAAGCCTGCTCTCGGGCGAGGCGGACGCCAATGACTGCTACGTCGAGATCAATGCAGGCGCTGGCGGCACCGAAGCGCAGGACTGGACGGAAATGCTGCTGCGCATGTACACGCGCTGGGCCGAGCAGCACGGCTACAAGGTCACGCTGATGGAAACCAGCGACGGCGAGCAGGCCGGGCTGAAATCAGCCACGATGCAGGTCAGCGGGCCCAACGCCTATGGCTGGCTGAAGACCGAAGCCGGCGTGCACCGCCTGGTGCGCATCTCGCCCTTTGATGCGGCAGCCCGACGCCAGACCTCATTTGCCAGCGTCTGGGTCTATCCGGTCGTGGACGACACGATCGAAATCGAGATCAATCCGGCTGACCTGCGCGTCGATACCTTCCGCGCCTCCGGCGCTGGGGGGCAGCACGTCAACAAGACCGATTCCGCCATCCGCATCACCCATGAGCCGACCGGTATCGTGGTTGCCTGCCAGACTGACCGCTCCCAGCACCGCAACCGCGCCACCGCCATGGAGATGCTGCGCGCGCGCCTCTATGAGGCAGAACTGCAGAAGCGCGAAGCCGCCGCCGCTGATGCCGAGGCTGCCAAGACCGATATCGGTTGGGGACACCAGATCCGCTCCTACGTGCTGGCGCCCTACCAGCTGGTGAAGGATCTGCGCACCAACGTGGAAAAAGGCAATCCCGACGCCGTGCTGGATGGTGATCTCGATGCTTTCATGGCCGCCTCTCTCGCTCAGCGCGTCGGCGGCACGCGTTCCGAGGCCAGCGCCAACGCTCAGTAA
- a CDS encoding energy transducer TonB, translated as MKSYAEQQRKPTDYLVAAAVALLALALVGIGLNTQPSPPTQTVRPPMHTVILPPAPPAPKPTNPPPPPPPASVAPPPVFVPPPKLNLPAPKPPPIRVSHQKAPPHPPKAAAAPSNAAPGPTDSTSTKGAPGGTKGGSTADHAAGAVPINNVRPEYPQDAQEENREGAVTASCDILATGKPAHCRILSVKGGRDFAESAMQFLEHSAVRYQPAVVNGQPVVEHNHVLHLDFTLSDD; from the coding sequence ATGAAGAGTTACGCCGAGCAGCAACGCAAGCCGACGGATTATCTCGTCGCTGCCGCTGTCGCGCTTCTGGCGCTGGCGCTGGTGGGGATCGGCCTCAATACCCAACCGAGCCCGCCCACCCAGACAGTGCGGCCGCCCATGCATACGGTCATTCTCCCGCCCGCTCCGCCCGCGCCCAAGCCCACCAATCCTCCCCCGCCGCCACCGCCCGCTTCAGTGGCGCCGCCGCCGGTTTTCGTACCGCCGCCCAAGCTCAACCTGCCGGCCCCCAAACCGCCTCCGATCCGGGTCAGCCACCAGAAGGCGCCCCCCCATCCGCCCAAGGCAGCTGCCGCGCCTTCAAATGCGGCGCCCGGTCCCACTGATTCCACCTCCACCAAAGGCGCACCCGGGGGCACCAAGGGAGGCTCCACGGCCGACCATGCAGCCGGTGCGGTTCCCATCAACAATGTGCGGCCTGAATATCCCCAGGATGCGCAAGAGGAAAACCGCGAGGGGGCCGTGACAGCCTCCTGCGACATTCTCGCCACCGGCAAACCCGCCCATTGCCGTATTCTGAGCGTCAAAGGTGGCCGCGATTTCGCTGAGAGCGCCATGCAGTTCCTGGAACATTCCGCCGTACGCTATCAGCCGGCCGTCGTAAACGGTCAACCGGTCGTCGAGCACAACCACGTGCTGCATCTCGACTTCACCCTGAGCGATGATTGA
- a CDS encoding MotA/TolQ/ExbB proton channel family protein — protein MTSLFRSFPLSACKPQGLETTRSLRFGRGAALALAFAPLVGTSLAGVAAAQTPAPQAAASQPVIPGASATAGASGNAAEPMPVVPTAPAGPPGEAAAPGATPAGAAPTTGTEATPLAPDTDSKAQASAKSGDNPYGLKALWKNGDIIARSVLLIMAIMSLGSWIIIIVKLLEENRLFKAAREAARSFWGAATVQEGAKTLKPNSPFRYIAETGIIAAEHHEGAMRDSIDLPTWTSLSIQRAVDTINTRLQSGLAFLGTVGSTSPFIGLFGTVWGIYHALTAIGIAGQASIDKVAGPVGESLIMTAIGLATAVPAVLGYNLLVRRNKAAMDCVRNFASDIQSVLLGGYRHADVLSAAKQGTSSNNEPPVTITTSSRV, from the coding sequence ATGACCTCACTGTTCCGCTCCTTCCCGCTTTCCGCCTGCAAGCCCCAGGGCCTGGAAACCACACGCAGCCTGCGTTTCGGTCGGGGCGCGGCACTCGCCCTGGCCTTCGCCCCCCTGGTCGGAACCAGCCTGGCCGGCGTTGCGGCTGCCCAGACCCCTGCCCCCCAGGCAGCGGCCAGCCAGCCGGTCATTCCCGGGGCCAGTGCGACAGCCGGAGCTTCCGGGAATGCAGCCGAGCCGATGCCTGTTGTTCCGACCGCACCGGCCGGCCCCCCCGGTGAAGCGGCCGCTCCAGGTGCCACCCCGGCAGGCGCGGCACCCACCACAGGCACGGAAGCGACACCCCTGGCACCCGACACGGACAGCAAGGCCCAGGCCAGTGCGAAGAGCGGGGACAACCCCTACGGGCTGAAGGCCCTGTGGAAGAATGGCGATATCATCGCCCGCAGTGTCCTGCTCATCATGGCCATCATGTCCCTGGGTTCGTGGATCATCATCATCGTGAAGCTCCTGGAGGAAAACCGCCTCTTCAAGGCCGCACGCGAAGCGGCGCGGAGCTTCTGGGGGGCCGCGACGGTGCAGGAAGGCGCCAAAACGCTCAAGCCGAACTCACCGTTCCGCTACATTGCCGAAACCGGCATCATCGCCGCCGAGCACCATGAAGGCGCGATGCGGGATTCGATCGACCTGCCCACCTGGACGAGCCTTTCCATCCAGCGCGCGGTCGACACGATCAACACCCGCCTGCAGTCGGGCCTGGCCTTCCTCGGCACGGTGGGTTCCACCTCACCGTTCATCGGCCTGTTCGGCACGGTGTGGGGCATCTATCACGCGCTGACGGCCATCGGCATCGCCGGCCAGGCCTCCATTGACAAGGTGGCGGGCCCGGTGGGTGAATCCCTCATCATGACCGCCATCGGCCTGGCCACCGCCGTGCCCGCCGTGCTGGGCTACAACCTGCTCGTGCGCCGCAACAAGGCAGCCATGGACTGCGTGCGCAACTTCGCCTCCGACATCCAGTCCGTCCTGCTGGGGGGGTACCGTCACGCTGATGTGCTCTCGGCTGCCAAGCAGGGAACTTCCTCCAACAATGAACCTCCGGTGACCATCACCACCAGCAGCAGGGTCTGA
- a CDS encoding ExbD/TolR family protein, with the protein MAITTGNDSEDEVVSAINTTPLVDVMLVLLIIFLITIPVATHTVKVKLPVDRNQPTQTKNGNVVLAVTTDGQAYWNTTPLHSHQELVARLMNVARQQPQPQIQIRGDAKAKYQAVGQLVAACQEAGIQHVDFITEQPKGP; encoded by the coding sequence ATGGCCATCACCACTGGAAACGACAGCGAAGACGAGGTGGTCTCGGCCATCAACACCACGCCGCTCGTGGATGTGATGCTGGTGCTGCTCATCATCTTTCTCATCACCATCCCTGTTGCCACGCATACGGTGAAGGTGAAGCTGCCCGTGGACCGAAACCAGCCGACCCAGACCAAGAACGGCAATGTCGTGCTGGCTGTCACGACCGACGGACAGGCCTACTGGAACACCACGCCCCTGCACAGCCACCAGGAACTGGTCGCACGCCTGATGAACGTGGCCAGGCAGCAGCCCCAGCCCCAGATCCAGATCCGCGGGGATGCCAAGGCCAAGTATCAGGCGGTCGGACAGCTGGTGGCGGCCTGCCAGGAAGCCGGCATCCAGCATGTCGACTTCATCACCGAGCAACCCAAAGGACCTTGA
- a CDS encoding ExbD/TolR family protein, whose product MGMNVGTDSTHEDEGIVDINTTPLIDVMLVLLIMLIITIPLQTHSVSIDLPQGNPPPPTTEPKIDTIDIGYDNAISWNGQPVDEATLQADLRQAASEPDQPELHIHPDRLADYRTVAHVLALSQRLGMTKLGIVGLDQVMDDQ is encoded by the coding sequence ATGGGCATGAATGTCGGCACCGACAGCACGCATGAAGACGAAGGCATCGTCGATATCAACACCACGCCGCTAATCGACGTGATGCTGGTGTTGCTCATCATGCTCATCATCACCATTCCGCTGCAGACGCACTCTGTCTCGATCGACCTGCCGCAGGGCAATCCGCCCCCGCCCACGACGGAGCCGAAGATCGATACGATCGATATCGGTTATGACAACGCCATCAGCTGGAACGGCCAGCCCGTCGATGAAGCGACCCTGCAGGCCGATTTGCGCCAGGCAGCCAGTGAACCCGACCAGCCGGAGCTGCATATCCACCCCGACCGGCTGGCCGATTACAGGACGGTGGCCCATGTCCTGGCCCTTTCCCAGCGCCTGGGCATGACCAAACTGGGTATTGTCGGGCTGGACCAGGTCATGGACGACCAATAA